A single region of the Corticium candelabrum chromosome 15, ooCorCand1.1, whole genome shotgun sequence genome encodes:
- the LOC134191535 gene encoding uncharacterized protein LOC134191535: MSRDDPLNGQLITKAEVMRRWRAISLFVILLSLSTIQVILVHSTWRHKVNTVQQTGRRLASEGNEFSGRSRQVVHRILFQTSASSPSDSKTSNRHRADVFDGENSETTNLVAAEELTRENSTTAMTRAERKRKPDVNPKPDVNRKHDVSGKYDQMWSVSREGGQNETQIGKADNLRSENLLLNCSQLRPPLSLMSGDRPVGCDSNDRYQASSLFCLASTSRVRLVVLVLSAARNYERRQEARTNWLRSRFLMTPQFIDNNPWAYAFVVGKSRGSVRDREITESNLEIESCHYRDILKVDVEEGYNNLTWKKLEAFKYLMQSGIGFEIVLKTDDDCYINIQLVLEWLPEAANKSYNLLKSRAGGRNLFYSGHCPPRGYPSRNPRSKWSVSHEEYKNTAYPAFCFGAGYFLSRDLLAAILNLRDLKETFHLEDVHMGVLVNDTGFFPNGDGITQALRVYNFAVGECGWRGC, encoded by the exons atgtcacgtgatgacCCACTAAACGGTCAGCTGATCACCAAAGCGGAAGTGATGCGACGATGGCGTGCTATTTCCCTCTTTGTCATTCTCCTGTCTCTATCGACAATTCAGGTCATTCTCGTGCACTCGACGTGGCGTCACAAAGTGAATACCGTACAGCAGACAG GTCGTAGATTAGCATCTGAAGGGAATGAGTTTAGTGGGAGATCTCGCCAAGTCGTCCATCGCATTCTCTTCCAGACGAGCGCGTCAAGTCCAAGCGACAGCAAGACGTCGAACAGACATCGAGCCGATGTATTTGATGGAGAGAATAGCGAGACAACCAACCTTGTTGCTGCAGAGGAGCTCACAAGAGAGAATAGTACGACGGCTATGACGCGTGCTGAGCGGAAGCGGAAACCGGATGTTAACCCGAAACCGGATGTTAACCGGAAACATGATGTTAGTGGAAAATACGATCAAATGTGGAGCGTTAGTAGGGAAGGCGGTCAAAATGAGACTCAAATAGGAAAGGCTGACAATTTGAGGTCAGAGAATTTATTGCTAAATTGCTCTCAATTGAGGCCTCCTCTCAGCTTGATGTCTGGTGATCGACCTGTTGGCTGTGATAGCAATGATCGTTATCAGGCTTCGAGCCTCTTCTGTCTTGCATCGACGTCTCGCGTTCGACTTGTTGTTCTCGTTTTATCGGCTGCGAGAAATTACGAGAGACGTCAGGAGGCAAGGACGAATTGGCTTCGATCTCGTTTCTTGATGACACCTCAGTTCATAGACAACAATCCGTGGGCATATGCGTTTGTTGTTGGGAAGTCAAGAGGGTCAGtaagagacagagagataaCAGAGAGTAATCTGGAAATAGAATCGTGTCATTACAGAGACATACTGAAGGTTGATGTTGAGGAAGGTTACAACAATTTAACTTGGAAGAAATTGGAGGCATTCAAATATCTCATGCAGTCGGGAATAGGCTTCGAAATTGTATTGAAAACTGATGACGATTGCTACATAAACATACAGCTGGTATTAGAGTGGCTGCCTGAAGCTGCCAATAAATCATACAATTTATTGAAATCTCGAGCTGGAGGTCGGAATTTATTCTATAGCGGTCACTGCCCACCTCGTGGATATCCAAGTCGGAATCCGAGAAGCAAATGGTCGGTGAGTCATGAAGAATACAAGAACACTGCGTATCCTGCTTTCTGTTTTGGAGCCGGGTATTTcctgtcacgtgacctgttGGCCGCCATCTTGAATCTTCGTGATCTGAAAGAGACGTTCCATTTGGAGGACGTGCATATGGGAGTATTAGTCAATGACACCGGATTCTTCCCTAATGGGGATGGAATCACTCAGGCGTTGAGGGTGTATAATTTTGCCGTAGGAGAGTGTGGCTGGAGGG GTTGTTAG
- the LOC134191489 gene encoding uncharacterized protein LOC134191489 isoform X1 — translation MILSDEIANIDYGQRVHRVVFQGILHKRVSRPTFPQFRVPRLFRCFFGQTKAFFCWHCRHWKLYDDGIFVYFESENSERPLGGVKLGMADMPLSKEMQQTVTSNVYPAQVDVRCRLTVPSTNRVLHLFSEQPEECARLREQITIIVNNIGQIQLKQITEMAVESRLCKTNSNGSLLDDFSAIDDKRAKDDDCTSEFSYDEATMEQLRREMFSCVETGVVDEKKRQFCEEIGITISELMADENTRASEEIVAVESGDEVPVSSGDVELTENVQSKKDVKEICRKGSEEQGSP, via the coding sequence ATGATTCTGTCTGACGAAATTGCAAATATTGACTACGGTCAGCGTGTTCATCGTGTTGTATTTCAAGGAATTCTTCACAAACGCGTTTCACGGCCCACTTTCCCACAATTTCGGGTTCCACGTTTATTCAGGTGTTTTTTTGGTCAGACAAAGGCTTTCTTCTGTTGGCATTGTCGCCACTGGAAACTCTACGACGATGGCATATTCGTTTACTTTGAGTCTGAGAACAGCGAAAGACCACTCGGGGGAGTGAAACTCGGTATGGCTGACATGCCTCTCTCTAAAGAAATGCAGCAGACGGTGACTAGTAACGTGTATCCAGCACAGGTGGATGTGCGATGCCGTCTAACTGTTCCATCTACGAATAGAGTATTACATCTTTTTTCTGAGCAACCCGAAGAATGTGCGAGGCTAAGGGAACAGATAACAATCATTGTAAACAACATCGGACAAATTCAGTTAAAGCAAATAACTGAAATGGCTGTCGAAAGCCGATTGTGCAAAACGAATTCTAACGGAAGTCTTCTTGATGATTTTTCAGCGATTGACGATAAAAGAGCAAAAGACGATGATTGCACTTCTGAGTTTTCTTACGATGAGGCGACCATGGAGCAGCTTCGGCGTGAAATGTTCAGTTGTGTTGAAACGGGCGTCGTAGATGAAAAGAAGAGACAGTTTTGCGAAGAGATTGGAATTACAATAAGTGAACTGATGGCAGATGAGAACACGCGGGCGAGTGAAGAGATAGTCGCAGTGGAGAGTGGCGATGAGGTGCCGGTGTCTTCAGGCGATGTTGAGTTGACTGAGAACGTACAGTCGAAAAAAGATGTAAAAGAAATTTGCCGAAAAGGAAGCGAAGAACAAGGTTCGCCTTGA
- the LOC134191489 gene encoding uncharacterized protein LOC134191489 isoform X2, which translates to MILSDEIANIDYGQRVHRVVFQGILHKRVSRPTFPQFRVPRLFRCFFGQTKAFFCWHCRHWKLYDDGIFVYFESENSERPLGGVKLAQVDVRCRLTVPSTNRVLHLFSEQPEECARLREQITIIVNNIGQIQLKQITEMAVESRLCKTNSNGSLLDDFSAIDDKRAKDDDCTSEFSYDEATMEQLRREMFSCVETGVVDEKKRQFCEEIGITISELMADENTRASEEIVAVESGDEVPVSSGDVELTENVQSKKDVKEICRKGSEEQGSP; encoded by the exons ATGATTCTGTCTGACGAAATTGCAAATATTGACTACGGTCAGCGTGTTCATCGTGTTGTATTTCAAGGAATTCTTCACAAACGCGTTTCACGGCCCACTTTCCCACAATTTCGGGTTCCACGTTTATTCAGGTGTTTTTTTGGTCAGACAAAGGCTTTCTTCTGTTGGCATTGTCGCCACTGGAAACTCTACGACGATGGCATATTCGTTTACTTTGAGTCTGAGAACAGCGAAAGACCACTCGGGGGAGTGAAACTCG CACAGGTGGATGTGCGATGCCGTCTAACTGTTCCATCTACGAATAGAGTATTACATCTTTTTTCTGAGCAACCCGAAGAATGTGCGAGGCTAAGGGAACAGATAACAATCATTGTAAACAACATCGGACAAATTCAGTTAAAGCAAATAACTGAAATGGCTGTCGAAAGCCGATTGTGCAAAACGAATTCTAACGGAAGTCTTCTTGATGATTTTTCAGCGATTGACGATAAAAGAGCAAAAGACGATGATTGCACTTCTGAGTTTTCTTACGATGAGGCGACCATGGAGCAGCTTCGGCGTGAAATGTTCAGTTGTGTTGAAACGGGCGTCGTAGATGAAAAGAAGAGACAGTTTTGCGAAGAGATTGGAATTACAATAAGTGAACTGATGGCAGATGAGAACACGCGGGCGAGTGAAGAGATAGTCGCAGTGGAGAGTGGCGATGAGGTGCCGGTGTCTTCAGGCGATGTTGAGTTGACTGAGAACGTACAGTCGAAAAAAGATGTAAAAGAAATTTGCCGAAAAGGAAGCGAAGAACAAGGTTCGCCTTGA